CCAAAGTGCCACGTCACCCCACAAAGAAGCAGTAGGTTTCCCCCATTGTGGTTTTGGCTTTTTAGTGACATAGCAACCTTGGGAGCTAAGCCTGGGCCTCTCCAATCCTCTTTGATCTCACCCCAAACTGTGCTGAAACCCCCACCAGGAGGGAAATGCGGAAACGCTGGGGGTCCCCCAGACTGGCCCTATAACCCACCGTCACCCTGCAGATACCACAGGCTTCCTTTTCCAGTGATTTGGAAGCAGCCTCTTGCTCCGTGGGGAGAGTGGGGTCCCAGaccccccagcccctctccagaTCTGTGTTCCCTGAGTGCAGGCGGGGTTGGCTTTTGTGTTTTGGTGAGCGAGGAAGTATAACCAGGGTGGTCATTGCACTACTGGGGGAACAGTTAGAAGGGGGCtaaaaggaagcaggagccatcAGGGCAGCTTGTTGGATTGAGCTGGGGGGTCTGGGAGAGCCTGTGCCCTACATTGGGGGACATCAGAGAAACCATCGGGAACCACCATCGGCCCAGTAAACACCCCGGGGTCATGACCGTCCGGCACTTTCGGATAGGCCGGTGGTTCTGATGTGGCTGTAAGATGGGAGGATGCCCCATGGAGCGATTGGGAGGGTTACACGAGCCAGTGCTGATTGCACGTGTACCTGCTGAGGGCTCAGGAAAGATCCCGTGACTATTCGTGAAAACAGTAGTGACAGTGACTGGCACAGTGTCCCCGAGAGGAATGGCCACTGGCCTGGTGTGCTGCTGGGACTGGAGTCTGTAGGATTCCTGGGCAGCATTGCGCCTCTCCGGGAAGGAGGCCGAGGAACTCCCTTGACTCCCCAGCACTGCCTCCCCCCATCTGCGGGGCCTTCTCCTTGGCTAATGGCATAGGAGGAGAAGCCCTTGACCCAGCTAGAAAAACCGCATGTCTGAATTCATTGAGGGTGGATTGGAATCccttatatttatctttctttggtGGAGCTTAAAGAATTCCCAGGACCTTCCAAGGAAATGAGTAACTAAAGAAGACTGTGGGCCTTGTGACTCTTGGCGTTTACTGCGACAAAGGAGGTGGTCCCCTCTCCCCCAGTACAGTTGATCTCCCTCAGTCTGCTCTGCTCCCCTGAGGCCTGGCTTCCTGGCTCTACACTGATTTCCTGCCCGAGGGCAGGAGGCCTCGCAGGATTTATTCCCAGGCACTCTTGCCACTGACCTTGAGAAGGTGACCTGACCTGGACATCTGGCCTCTCCTGGGGACTGAGAGAGTAGGAAAGGCCCAAGGAAAGGTGGGCCTTGGCGCCAGTGCCCAGGCCCAGAACTTCCTAGCTCTGAGAGAGAGCTGCTCCGCCTGGCTTTGCCCCTCCTTGCAAATTGCCAGTGTGCCTCTCTCCactaggaaggaagaaagcagggcAGCTACGCAATGCAGATGCTGCGTCCCAGATGTGCTCCAAGCTCCCTGGTCTGTCCACTGGTCAGGGTGGACTGAAGGGCACAGCAGGCCTGATGTGGGTTCTGTTCCACTAGACTGGCATTTGGCCCAGAGATGCCCAAACAGGAGGGGCACCTGGAGGACTGTGGCAAGCTGGTCATCCTGGGCCCTGCAGGAAGAAGTGAGGCAAattggcgggggcgggggggggctgGACTGGGACTGGTTAGAAGGCCCATCTGCTTATCCCTTAGAAGAAAAGGCTATGAGGAGCGGGAATGACCCTTCGGGCAATGTGGGACTGCAGCAGAGAAGGACAAGCCTGTACCATGTGACCCACGGATGAGAAATCAGAACCTGTGGGTGGAAGTCCCAGGGATCAGCATATCCAGGCAACAGTAGTACATGTTTCCTGGAGGCTGCAGGGAGCAGGCAGGGGATGCTGTGTCAAGCACCTGGTGCAGCCAGGAGGGATCACCTTTTAGGTGCCTGCCAGCCCTGGGAGGTCAGGAAGCAGCCAGACCGTGTGGGGACAGTAACTGTGGGCACCTGTCTGGAGGAGCACGCACCGTGGCCTCGCTGGCTGACTTTCTGGGACATTGCAGGCCCGAGACGTGATTACTCTTCTGTCTCCCTACTATCTGTACTGGAAACCTGGCATCTCACCTTCTAACAACCTAATGAGAGGGTAGCTTTTTATCACTGTTTTCTACTTCATTAGAAATAAAGGATTTGGGCCCCAAATTTGGgtaaaaagagaagggaggagaatcTAAGGACTCTTACCAGGATGAATCTGCCTCTATGTAGTTGGGCGAGGGGCAGACAGGCCCACAGAGGTGTCTCCAAAGACCAGCTTTTGGACTTTGCTGAGCTCATTATTTCTTTATGGCTGGATCCTTTGTTGTGGCTTTCCATTCTCTCCTTCCGCATCTACTCAAGACCCTGAAGGGCAAAGTCTGGAACCGTGATACCTGATATGGTAGCTCACGTGTGTGTCTCTTTACACTTATATTAAGACTAAATATTAAGACTTAAAACtcagacccccccacccccctcccatctcctCTCTTAGTGCAGAGGTTCTCATCGTTGCAGGAAGTTCTGGGGACAGTGCTAGTCTAGCGAATAGAGTTGGAGGAGCCCCTGGTTGGCTGTCCCTACCGTGGGGCTGGCCGAGCAGTGACCATGGTGACAAATTCCAGGCCCAGTGGGCAGGCTCTGACTGTGGTGCCAAGAGCAAGAGCGGGTGAGAGCAAGCAGGAAGAGAGAGGGTCACAGATCGCGGAGGTGAAGGGAACTTGGGGCTGAGCATGGGAAGTAGGGAGCTAGCCTTGGTTGGGGGGGTCAGGCTGGGGCCATAATGAGCATGGGGTGAGGCTCAGGTCCCCTAACAATGTTAGAGTTGGGAGCtggggtgttttattttttaatggagttTGGAAAAATGTGGCAGCAGGGTTGGAATGAGACCACCAGTCTTGCCAACGGCAGTGGGACTTATTAAATTTGTCTTCTCCAGCTGAGCCACGGCTCCTTTCCGGAGTGGCCCCTAGTTCTGCAGctctgccccccccacacacacacacaaatacacagaagGACCAGGGTGGGCGTGTGCAGTGCGACGCTCCAGAAGTGCTGGAATAAGTGCTGTTTTTAGTGTATGATGGACAGCTTCCTGGGTCCATTGCCCTGTCCTCCAAGGAAACCTGACAGCCTTCCCCTGCCTCAGCCCCGTTCCTTACCTCCATTTATGCAGTCCTTCCTTTCCAGGTGAAAGAGCTTGTCCTGGACAACTGTCGGTCAAATGAAGGCAAAATCGAAGGCCTCACAGATGAATTTGAAGAACTGGAGTTCTTAAGTACAATCAACGTAGGCCTCACCTCAGTCGCAGACTTACCAAAGTTAAACAAACTTAAGAAGGTAAATAGAGTGTAGGAGCCTGCGGGGAGGcgggcatgggggaggggaagggtcaTTACTTTGTGTTTAGGGAGCGTAATTGAAGGTGAAGCCAGATACCTGTACCAACACGCCCAAAGATTCCAAGATGACTTTCTCTTCCCCGCCTGTCTGTGGAGAGCCAGGCGGCGCTGAGCCCAGAGACTTCATTTAAAGAgctatttctactttttctcttcctgccttgtTTAGCTTGAACTAAGCGATAACAGAATCTCAGGGGGCCTGGAAGTATTGGCAGAAAAGTGTCCGAACCTCACACATCTAAATTTAAGTGGCAACAAAATTAAAGACCTCAGCACAATGGAGCCACTGGTGAGTCATTTGGGTCCTCCTCTCTTTCCACAGGGCGGGAGAGGGAGGGATTGATATCAGGGAATACTACTTTTGCATCTGtataatgtcctttttttcccaCTGATCTTACTTTTTTGACTTTATTTAACTCTCATTATGTGCTATGAGATAGAGTCTGAGCAGCTATTTCTGCTTCGTccatagagaaactgaggcctagagaagttaagtaacttggccaaggtcacacagccagactGGGCAgttgggagaggggtgggggttggaccCTGGTCTCAAGTTTCTGCTCTAGTGCTTTTCCTCATGCAGTTTCTGTTCCACTTTGGAAACTGGAGCTGTCATTTCTTCAGGCTTACATCATGGCTCCTTGTCCCTCTTTGGGCAGGGAGGAACCATGCAGGAATTAAGCTGACTCTGGAGGAAGCCACCACATTTTCTGCTTGGGTCCCTGGCCTGAGTTGGTGCTCACAAGGGTGGGAGATGGGTTGGCTCTGACACAGGTCCCCTGGGATGGCAGAGAGCTGTGTGGTTCAGGAGCCTCGGGCAGGccttcctctgctttcctcaTGGAGCTGAACACAACCCCAGACTTCATAGATTTCCTAGCCAGAAAGGGGCAAGTCATGGTCAGAATAACAATTTCTACATACTTGTAAGCAGGATCTGAATGACTGtattatcttgatttttaagGAGATAAACTAAGTTGTGTCATTGATTCAGTAATAGCTTTTTTGAAATATAGAAATACTTCCACACAAAATAAACACttactataaatatacatataggaATCACTTCATAAGCCATACATCTTAGAATCAGGGAAAGGCCCTGAGGATATTTTGCCAAGTTTGTCACGTTTCCCTTTTCTGGGTCTATAGGGTGGAGGTTGGGGCATcatccctcagtttgggtttgtagGGTTCTTGTGTAAAAATCACTCTTTAACCTCCATGGACGCTTGAGGAGGGCCTGGTTGATGGGCCAGCGTAACAGAAGAGGAAGCTGGTATTTGTTTCGCAAGCTCAAACTTTACCTGCCCACCTGTGGCCTGGGGTCCTCTACTAAAATATGCTTCCCAGGAACTTCTTTTCAAGTCTTTCACTTATCTTCTAAGGGGAAAGCAAAAACTGTTTTGATATACCTGAAAGTCTTGATTTCATAATttcattacaaaaggaaaaatctttgATGTGTGTGTTTTGGGAGGCAAGATATGGGGACTGAGTATATAAAACATGGTGATTCGGTCACCATTAGAGATCAGATATAGACACACACGCACCCTGCTCCTCACATGACACGTTTTTTTAGCTTCCTCTTCCCTGATTATCAGAGTGATCGATGCGTTACACTTGCCCGCCCAGACCCCTCCTCTGCCCCGACCCTCTGCAGAGAACGACCAGGTCTCCATCACAAGCTCTTGAGAGAGAACCTAATTCCTGATGCTGACCTTGAGGGACAGTGGCGGTAGTCGCCAGTTAGGCTGGCCCCATTGGAACAGGCCCGGCCTGGGACAGGGTGGTCTTGTGCTTGCGCCTTGAAGACATGTCAGGTGGGAAATCCAGGTGCAGCTGTATttcttgctagctgtgtgacccttcCGCTtcctgggcctcggtttcctcagcCACCAACCACCATACAGGCATAACAGAGCTAGAACCTGTCTGGGGTAAAGATTTGGCAAAGCAGATGTGTTAAGGACCATGGACAAAGTCTGGATCCTCCATCGGTTTGTTTTCTCTTGTCCTCTTTGACAGGCAGCTTTGCAGAGTAAGCGCACAGTTCTGAATTTGGGCTGCCTCAAAAAAAGGCCAATTCTCTGTCctctacttcctcatctgtaattaTTATTCCTACCTTATCGAGGTTCTTAGGACAAACTGAGTTAATACACAAAGTGCTATGTTAACtcccattatcatcatcatcatcatcatcattatacACAGGAGTTAGTTTGTTGGCTCATGGTGCCTTTTTAGTTCCTCACTGGCCCCCAGTCACAGAGCCAGGCAGCAAAGCTTTGGTTTCGTGCACCAAAAGAGCTCCAGCTTAATTTCAAGCTGGTCACTGTTGAGACAAAAGCTGTCATTGCAGAATAGAAGTGTTGGCATTCGATGAGGCTTTAGTGATGAgaccattttccagatgaagaaactgaggccccccCAGCCAGGGGTGATAGATTTGGGTGGACATGGTGGCTGGGCAGAGCCAAATCGGAGTTTCTTTACCACCTGTGACCTTGAGCTCTTCGCGCTGTCTCACTTCATCCCCACCTGTTTCCTGGGTTGTTTCCCACCTCCGGCAAATCGCTCACTGTTGGCTTCATTTTTCTGCTTGCagaaaaagttagaaaacctCAAGAGCTTAGACCTTTTCAATTGTGAGGTAACCAACCTGAATGACTACCGAGAAAACGTGTTCAAGCTCCTCCCGCAACTCACATATCTTGATGGCTACGACCGGGATGACAAGGAGGCCCCTGACTCGGACGCCGAGGGCTATGTAGAGGGCCTGGACGAGGACGAGGAGGACGAGGATGGTGGGTGGCGGAGGGCGGGCCAGCGCAGGGCCGGGGCCTCCCTGTTCTGTGGGGGGGTGAGGACGAGGATGGGGGGTGGCGGAGGGCGGGCCAGAGCAGCCGGGGCCTCCCTCTTCTGTGGGGGGGGGTGAGGACGAGGAGGACGAGGATGGTGGGTGGCGGAGGGC
The nucleotide sequence above comes from Rhinolophus ferrumequinum isolate MPI-CBG mRhiFer1 chromosome 6, mRhiFer1_v1.p, whole genome shotgun sequence. Encoded proteins:
- the ANP32A gene encoding acidic leucine-rich nuclear phosphoprotein 32 family member A isoform X1 encodes the protein MFLGSRAARPAPPPWRDRRRARVPECGRRASCGEPVPGRPSLVKELVLDNCRSNEGKIEGLTDEFEELEFLSTINVGLTSVADLPKLNKLKKLELSDNRISGGLEVLAEKCPNLTHLNLSGNKIKDLSTMEPLKKLENLKSLDLFNCEVTNLNDYRENVFKLLPQLTYLDGYDRDDKEAPDSDAEGYVEGLDEDEEDEDEEEYDEDAQIVEDEEDEEEEEEGEEEDVSGEEEEDEEGYNDGEVDDEEDEEDLGEEERGQKRKREPEDEGEDDD
- the ANP32A gene encoding acidic leucine-rich nuclear phosphoprotein 32 family member A isoform X2, producing MDMDKRIHLELRNRTPSDVKELVLDNCRSNEGKIEGLTDEFEELEFLSTINVGLTSVADLPKLNKLKKLELSDNRISGGLEVLAEKCPNLTHLNLSGNKIKDLSTMEPLKKLENLKSLDLFNCEVTNLNDYRENVFKLLPQLTYLDGYDRDDKEAPDSDAEGYVEGLDEDEEDEDEEEYDEDAQIVEDEEDEEEEEEGEEEDVSGEEEEDEEGYNDGEVDDEEDEEDLGEEERGQKRKREPEDEGEDDD